Proteins encoded in a region of the Agarivorans sp. Alg241-V36 genome:
- a CDS encoding GNAT family N-acetyltransferase: protein MKISLNNVSGEQVIALLEEHHQDMLRHSPVESVHALDVSGLQAEGVKFWCAWLGDELAGCGALKHLNAKHAELKSMRTASKHLRKGVAAGLLKHILKDAQGSGYQQVSLETGSMAAFAPAWALYQSYGFEFCGPFANYQLDPYSKFMSKSLAPI, encoded by the coding sequence GTGAAAATTAGTTTAAACAATGTAAGCGGCGAGCAGGTTATCGCGCTGTTGGAAGAGCACCACCAAGATATGCTTCGCCATTCTCCAGTTGAGAGTGTTCATGCATTAGATGTGAGCGGTTTGCAGGCCGAGGGCGTGAAATTTTGGTGTGCTTGGTTAGGCGATGAGCTAGCAGGGTGTGGCGCCTTAAAGCACCTTAATGCCAAACATGCAGAGCTTAAATCTATGCGTACCGCTAGTAAGCATTTACGTAAAGGTGTTGCTGCCGGGCTGCTAAAGCATATTCTTAAAGACGCCCAAGGAAGTGGTTATCAGCAAGTGAGCTTAGAAACCGGCTCCATGGCCGCTTTTGCTCCAGCTTGGGCGCTGTATCAATCCTATGGTTTTGAATTTTGTGGCCCTTTTGCCAACTACCAGTTAGACCCCTACAGCAAATTTATGAGCAAAAGCTTGGCTCCCATCTAG
- a CDS encoding GNAT family N-acetyltransferase, protein MQRGYYVATNKEQLDLALIHEVLVSSYWAKGISKGAVKTSIDNSMCFAAFDLKQQQVAFARVVSDYSTVAYLADIFVLEEHRGKGLAKAMMHRIMAHPKLQNVRRFKLATKDAHELYRGFGFNQISDPNLYMER, encoded by the coding sequence ATGCAGCGGGGATACTATGTGGCTACCAATAAAGAACAGTTAGACTTAGCACTTATTCATGAAGTGTTGGTGAGCTCTTACTGGGCGAAGGGCATTTCTAAAGGGGCGGTAAAAACCTCGATTGATAATTCTATGTGTTTTGCCGCTTTCGACCTTAAACAGCAGCAAGTGGCTTTTGCCAGAGTGGTCTCTGATTATTCAACCGTTGCCTATTTAGCCGACATTTTTGTGTTGGAGGAGCATCGAGGCAAAGGCTTAGCCAAGGCCATGATGCATCGCATTATGGCTCACCCAAAATTACAGAATGTACGCCGTTTTAAACTTGCCACTAAAGACGCTCATGAGCTGTATCGCGGTTTTGGCTTTAATCAAATTTCTGACCCAAATCTTTATATGGAGCGCTAA
- a CDS encoding GNAT family N-acetyltransferase: MHPDYFISTNQAELDISLIHSVLTKSYWAKGIPRATVEQSIENSLCFAVYNYQKQQVGFARVISDYSTFAYLADIFVLEEHQGKGLAKALMHRIMAHPKLQGIRRFKLATQDAHGLYQQFGFTELAHPEIHMERWQPNFYLLPQS, encoded by the coding sequence ATGCATCCAGATTATTTTATAAGTACTAACCAAGCTGAGTTAGATATCTCACTGATTCATAGTGTATTAACTAAGTCCTACTGGGCTAAAGGTATCCCTCGCGCTACGGTTGAACAGTCTATCGAAAACTCATTGTGTTTTGCTGTTTATAACTATCAAAAGCAGCAAGTTGGTTTTGCTCGAGTAATCAGCGATTACAGCACTTTTGCCTATTTAGCTGATATTTTTGTTTTAGAAGAGCACCAAGGTAAGGGTTTGGCTAAGGCATTAATGCATCGCATTATGGCCCATCCCAAGTTACAGGGAATTCGCCGCTTTAAGTTAGCCACTCAAGATGCGCATGGCCTTTATCAGCAGTTTGGTTTTACCGAATTAGCCCATCCGGAAATACATATGGAGCGCTGGCAGCCAAACTTTTACTTACTTCCTCAAAGTTAA
- a CDS encoding DUF1993 domain-containing protein, producing MTDLKPNTLYQLSVPVFSRYLHQLDELLSEMQFFAKQQGLSEAKLLAAKLADDMFPLGQQISTAIGFSLRTCLPLAGKDIDTFSPDSISYASLQQQLQRSLKCLQLLSEEQFEQGCPAKIVTQAGFADLSLSPSEYLQQYMLPNFFFHYAMTYAILRQQGMPLSKQNFDGYHQYPKGFSF from the coding sequence ATGACAGATCTCAAACCTAATACGCTTTACCAATTATCGGTACCTGTGTTTTCACGCTATTTACATCAATTGGATGAATTGCTTAGTGAAATGCAATTTTTTGCCAAGCAGCAGGGCCTAAGCGAAGCTAAGTTATTGGCAGCAAAGCTGGCTGACGACATGTTTCCCTTAGGCCAGCAAATAAGCACGGCCATTGGTTTTAGCTTGCGAACTTGCTTGCCTTTAGCGGGGAAAGACATCGATACTTTTAGCCCAGATAGTATTTCTTATGCGAGTCTACAGCAGCAATTACAGCGCAGCCTAAAGTGCTTGCAGCTACTAAGTGAGGAGCAGTTTGAGCAAGGTTGTCCGGCTAAGATAGTGACCCAAGCGGGGTTTGCTGATTTGTCGCTTAGCCCAAGCGAATACTTGCAACAATATATGTTGCCGAACTTCTTTTTTCACTATGCGATGACTTATGCGATTTTACGCCAGCAAGGCATGCCTTTGAGCAAGCAGAATTTTGATGGCTATCATCAGTACCCTAAAGGTTTTAGCTTTTAA
- a CDS encoding DUF4397 domain-containing protein, whose protein sequence is MKLAKSGLLLSSAVLLAACGSDDDTPTLVDNSMSSVRVTHASADAPMVEVKANGETFAGLNMVDYRQGSAWVPVASGSYDISVDAILPGDNAEVIAANLEFSPDMQYDIIALNYAASIEPVVLSRSSGAVDAGSVRIDVLHGHPDVGGVDIYLSTMADITGVEAAITNLEFKMDSADLPVTVPADTYRIRITGTGSKTVVFDSGEVALAGGSDLMLTAVPSTDMGFESPVNLLLADGSAVSIVRDMGETSHVRVVHAVDDAPAVDVLASGTPVTGFTDIEFKDFQTGDLPADSYDLSVAASADNSLVVIDAPGVMLEAGAETSIYAVGKLNAVADNTIEPLVISEDLRSVALYSKVRVVHASPTAGGLGLVDIHASADGNFSADTVVLAGVDFKDNAVLNVPGGTYTFAVILASDMTYTPAIETMATIENGGVYSAVATDDFTDLVLNVDTMAP, encoded by the coding sequence ATGAAACTTGCTAAATCAGGTCTACTACTAAGCTCTGCCGTATTACTCGCAGCCTGCGGTAGTGACGACGACACTCCAACCCTAGTCGATAATTCAATGTCCTCAGTTCGAGTAACCCACGCTAGCGCAGATGCCCCAATGGTAGAAGTTAAAGCAAACGGCGAGACTTTTGCTGGGTTAAACATGGTGGATTACCGCCAGGGTAGCGCTTGGGTGCCGGTTGCATCTGGTAGTTATGATATTAGCGTTGACGCCATTTTGCCTGGCGATAATGCTGAAGTGATAGCTGCGAATTTAGAGTTTTCTCCAGACATGCAGTACGACATTATCGCGCTTAACTACGCTGCTTCTATTGAGCCAGTAGTGTTAAGTCGTAGCAGCGGTGCGGTTGATGCCGGCAGCGTTCGCATTGACGTTTTGCACGGTCATCCAGATGTAGGTGGAGTCGATATTTACCTATCAACAATGGCAGATATTACGGGTGTCGAAGCAGCTATAACTAACTTAGAATTCAAAATGGACAGCGCTGACCTACCGGTAACAGTTCCTGCCGATACTTACCGAATTAGAATTACCGGAACTGGCAGTAAAACCGTGGTTTTTGATAGCGGCGAAGTAGCTTTAGCGGGTGGCAGCGACCTAATGCTAACCGCAGTGCCTAGTACTGACATGGGCTTCGAATCACCAGTAAACCTGTTGCTAGCCGACGGCAGTGCAGTATCGATTGTGAGAGATATGGGTGAAACCAGCCATGTACGTGTTGTTCATGCTGTTGACGATGCACCGGCGGTAGATGTGTTAGCCAGTGGTACACCTGTTACTGGATTCACGGACATTGAGTTTAAAGATTTTCAGACCGGTGACTTACCAGCAGATAGCTATGACCTAAGTGTTGCTGCTAGTGCCGACAATAGCTTAGTGGTAATTGATGCCCCTGGAGTGATGTTAGAAGCGGGTGCTGAAACCAGTATTTACGCGGTGGGTAAACTAAACGCAGTGGCTGATAACACCATTGAACCACTAGTTATTAGCGAAGACTTACGCTCGGTAGCGCTTTACTCAAAGGTTCGCGTAGTACACGCAAGCCCAACAGCGGGTGGACTGGGTTTAGTTGATATCCATGCTTCTGCTGACGGTAACTTTAGCGCAGACACTGTAGTACTTGCTGGGGTAGATTTTAAAGATAATGCAGTACTAAACGTACCTGGCGGCACTTACACCTTTGCGGTAATACTAGCTAGTGACATGACTTACACTCCGGCGATTGAAACCATGGCCACGATTGAGAATGGCGGAGTTTATTCAGCAGTAGCCACCGATGACTTTACTGATTTAGTGCTAAACGTAGATACAATGGCACCTTAG
- a CDS encoding glycoside hydrolase family 3 N-terminal domain-containing protein, with translation MTWGIRKPIVNQRTSRMSLPYTNPSLSVAERVENLLSLMSVEEKVGQMLQLPANMPENLDKLENWNVGSYLHCTGTMVEELQQRAAKTRLGIPLIFGIDAIHGHCFENSGTVFPTQLALSCAWSKQLSQSMARVTAIETRACGLHWTFSPVLCVGRDSRWGRINETFGEDPWLIGELAAAAVYGYQGDNLASNDTILACAKHYVAYGEATGGRDAYEAEVSPRKLLSLFLPPFEKAVKEAKVATLMVGYQAIDGVPCSANSWLLREVPKNQWGMDGFIVTDWDNIGSLHDKQRVAEDLRHAAKIAVESGNDMIMTTPSFYQHTIDLVKDGELDIALIDDAVSRILKYKFELGLFEDYRYTDLSKKDQILGNADHWQAALEASRQSLTLLQNNGILPLSDSSKPKILLCGANADDVVAQLGDWSFGSMQAGAADDSYHQKDAITLRQGLQAAADAGRCELNYVRGAAPAEAEFEEIASAVSAADNSDIIVACVGDTLSQHGEFHDRADLDLSGQQQAMLEALKATGKPLIVVFMASKPLTIGWVKQHADAIVCAFNPGAKGGQALSELLFGELNPSGKLTISFPQHVGQSPVYYNKYEGWHARLSERTNNQERYIDMPLLPLFSFGEGISYSEFSYSELTVDTPCLAANSDLSQGEALKVSVNISNISQRSGVEVAQLYIHDCAASVTVPVLQLRGFERVELAPGETQKVEFSVPFADLALINAQLQKVVEPGAFKVFVGPSSKAEDLLSADFKVA, from the coding sequence ATGACTTGGGGTATTCGTAAACCCATCGTTAACCAGAGGACCAGCCGCATGTCGCTGCCGTATACTAATCCTTCGCTCAGCGTAGCCGAGCGAGTAGAAAACCTGTTGTCGCTAATGAGCGTGGAAGAAAAAGTAGGCCAAATGCTCCAACTGCCAGCTAACATGCCTGAAAATCTCGACAAGCTTGAAAACTGGAATGTAGGAAGCTACCTGCACTGTACCGGCACCATGGTAGAAGAACTGCAACAACGTGCCGCTAAAACTCGCCTTGGCATTCCTCTTATTTTTGGTATTGATGCTATTCATGGCCATTGCTTCGAAAACAGCGGTACGGTGTTTCCTACCCAACTGGCATTGTCTTGTGCTTGGAGCAAACAACTAAGCCAAAGCATGGCTCGCGTTACTGCGATTGAAACCCGCGCTTGTGGCCTGCATTGGACATTTTCACCAGTATTATGTGTAGGTCGTGATAGCCGCTGGGGACGAATTAACGAAACTTTTGGTGAAGATCCATGGTTGATTGGAGAGCTTGCCGCCGCTGCTGTTTATGGTTACCAAGGTGATAACTTAGCCTCAAACGATACAATTTTAGCTTGTGCCAAGCACTATGTAGCCTATGGCGAAGCAACCGGTGGCCGCGATGCTTACGAGGCTGAAGTTTCTCCTCGCAAACTGCTTTCGCTGTTCTTGCCGCCTTTTGAGAAAGCGGTAAAAGAAGCCAAAGTTGCCACCCTTATGGTGGGTTACCAAGCTATAGATGGTGTGCCATGTAGCGCCAATAGCTGGTTACTGCGCGAAGTGCCTAAAAACCAATGGGGAATGGACGGTTTCATCGTTACCGACTGGGACAACATTGGTTCATTGCACGACAAACAGCGAGTAGCCGAAGACTTGCGCCATGCTGCAAAAATTGCTGTCGAATCTGGCAATGACATGATCATGACAACCCCGTCATTCTATCAACATACCATCGACTTAGTGAAAGATGGCGAGCTAGATATAGCCTTAATCGACGACGCAGTATCGCGCATCCTAAAGTACAAGTTTGAACTAGGCTTATTTGAAGACTACCGCTATACCGACCTAAGCAAAAAAGACCAAATATTAGGTAATGCAGATCACTGGCAAGCAGCACTAGAAGCCAGCCGCCAATCGCTAACTTTATTACAAAATAACGGCATTTTACCGCTGTCAGATAGCTCTAAACCTAAGATCTTGTTATGTGGCGCTAACGCCGATGATGTGGTTGCACAGCTAGGCGACTGGTCATTTGGTTCTATGCAAGCAGGTGCTGCAGATGATAGCTACCACCAAAAAGACGCCATTACTTTGCGCCAAGGTTTACAAGCCGCTGCTGATGCCGGACGTTGTGAATTAAACTACGTTCGCGGTGCAGCACCAGCCGAAGCCGAATTTGAGGAAATAGCCAGTGCGGTAAGCGCTGCCGACAATAGTGACATCATCGTAGCCTGTGTTGGCGATACACTCAGCCAACATGGTGAGTTTCATGACCGCGCCGACTTGGATTTAAGTGGCCAACAACAAGCAATGTTAGAAGCCCTAAAAGCCACTGGAAAACCTTTAATCGTGGTATTTATGGCATCTAAGCCGCTTACCATTGGCTGGGTGAAACAACATGCCGATGCGATTGTTTGTGCCTTTAACCCAGGAGCAAAAGGTGGCCAAGCCCTTAGCGAACTGTTATTTGGCGAACTCAATCCTAGCGGTAAGTTAACTATTAGCTTCCCGCAGCATGTGGGCCAATCTCCGGTTTACTACAACAAATATGAAGGTTGGCACGCTCGTTTATCAGAGCGCACCAACAATCAAGAACGTTACATCGATATGCCCTTACTGCCTTTATTTAGTTTTGGCGAAGGCATTAGCTACAGTGAGTTTAGCTACAGTGAGCTCACCGTTGACACCCCTTGTTTAGCTGCCAACAGCGACTTAAGCCAAGGCGAGGCACTAAAGGTGTCGGTAAATATCAGCAATATTAGCCAACGCTCAGGTGTCGAGGTTGCGCAGTTATATATTCATGACTGCGCTGCTTCAGTCACTGTTCCAGTGCTGCAGCTACGAGGTTTTGAGCGAGTAGAATTAGCCCCAGGTGAAACGCAAAAGGTTGAATTTAGCGTGCCCTTTGCAGACTTAGCCCTAATCAACGCGCAACTACAAAAAGTTGTAGAGCCGGGTGCATTTAAAGTATTTGTTGGGCCATCTTCTAAAGCAGAAGATTTGCTCTCAGCCGACTTTAAGGTAGCTTAA
- a CDS encoding DinB family protein — protein MSTAFTLMAQYNQVMNQQLYACATQLSEQELKQDRQAFFGSIFATLNHILVGDTLWLQRFARLAGGFNCLQSVSALTRPKALDEILYQDLASLKVARFKMDEVIIRFAEELTSSHLQQALSYKNSKGEAQNKPFELLVLHFFNHQTHHRGQISTLLNQCGIDLGVTDLLLQIPDA, from the coding sequence ATGAGCACTGCTTTTACCTTAATGGCGCAATATAACCAAGTAATGAATCAACAGCTTTATGCTTGCGCAACTCAATTGAGTGAGCAAGAGCTAAAACAAGATAGACAAGCATTTTTCGGTTCTATTTTTGCCACGCTAAACCACATTTTAGTGGGTGATACTTTGTGGTTACAGCGCTTTGCCAGACTTGCTGGTGGCTTTAACTGTTTGCAGTCCGTATCGGCATTAACCCGACCTAAGGCCTTGGATGAAATCCTCTATCAAGACTTGGCCAGTTTAAAAGTAGCGCGCTTTAAGATGGATGAAGTGATCATTAGATTTGCTGAAGAGCTTACATCGAGCCACTTGCAGCAAGCTTTAAGCTATAAAAACAGTAAAGGAGAAGCGCAGAACAAGCCCTTCGAGTTGTTAGTGTTGCACTTTTTTAATCATCAAACCCATCACCGTGGTCAAATCTCAACTTTATTGAATCAATGCGGGATTGACCTTGGCGTAACAGATTTATTATTGCAGATCCCAGATGCATAA
- the yiaA gene encoding inner membrane protein YiaA encodes MKQQTLPKPTSAFIGASWAALLLGAGAYLIGLWNADMQLNEKGYYFTLLLFGLFSSVSLQKSVRDKLEGIKVTAIYYGLSWFSLVAAVALLTIGLFNATLALSEKGFYAMAYALCLFAAIAVQKNTRDMAYFADDEPNKAIDAELEEEL; translated from the coding sequence ATGAAACAGCAAACTTTACCAAAACCAACTTCAGCCTTTATTGGTGCCTCTTGGGCGGCCTTGTTACTCGGCGCGGGCGCTTATCTGATAGGTTTGTGGAATGCTGATATGCAGCTAAATGAAAAGGGTTACTACTTCACTTTATTATTGTTTGGGTTGTTTTCTTCAGTGTCTTTACAGAAATCGGTACGTGACAAATTGGAAGGTATTAAAGTTACCGCTATTTATTATGGTTTGAGCTGGTTCTCCCTAGTAGCTGCCGTCGCCTTGTTAACCATTGGTTTGTTCAATGCCACTTTGGCACTAAGTGAAAAAGGCTTTTATGCCATGGCTTATGCCCTATGTTTATTTGCTGCCATTGCCGTTCAAAAGAATACCCGTGACATGGCCTATTTTGCTGATGATGAACCAAATAAGGCTATTGACGCTGAGTTAGAAGAGGAACTATAG
- a CDS encoding DUF2145 domain-containing protein, producing MKAIKLLILASAILFNVGSYAGSAPAEEAKHQPEAIAKFSKEVEKYAAKHRANVFIIGRVGRPQEDLPKGVQFTHTALAVYSNITLDSGETAKGYAIYNLYQNQGDLGHSSLVTDYPVDFFWGADSLKAGIIIPNKEVQAGLLTLINNGGNHLVHNPNYSVLANPFDGQFQNCTEHTLDMLNASIFDTTNREELKWLAKSDFNPQPIKINRFKLFMGGLFLDEVTTKDHPGKPQTATFTSIARYLEEKQMLEHSVVLYQHDAYKPLL from the coding sequence ATGAAAGCGATTAAATTATTAATTCTAGCCTCTGCTATTTTATTTAATGTGGGCAGTTACGCTGGCAGCGCGCCAGCTGAAGAAGCCAAGCATCAACCTGAAGCCATTGCCAAATTTTCTAAAGAAGTAGAAAAGTATGCGGCTAAACACCGTGCCAACGTATTCATTATTGGGCGAGTTGGTCGCCCGCAGGAAGATTTACCTAAAGGTGTACAGTTCACTCACACCGCCTTGGCTGTGTACTCAAACATTACCCTCGACTCTGGCGAGACTGCCAAAGGGTATGCTATCTATAACCTCTATCAAAATCAGGGAGATTTAGGTCACAGCAGCTTGGTGACTGATTATCCGGTGGACTTTTTTTGGGGAGCCGACAGCTTAAAAGCCGGTATTATTATTCCTAATAAAGAGGTGCAAGCTGGCTTATTAACGCTGATAAACAATGGCGGTAATCATCTGGTGCATAACCCTAATTATTCAGTATTGGCTAACCCCTTTGACGGACAGTTTCAAAACTGTACCGAGCACACCTTAGATATGCTAAATGCCAGTATCTTTGATACTACCAACCGTGAAGAGCTTAAGTGGTTGGCTAAGTCAGACTTTAACCCTCAACCGATTAAAATAAACCGTTTTAAGCTGTTTATGGGCGGATTGTTTTTAGATGAAGTTACCACCAAAGATCACCCTGGAAAGCCACAAACGGCCACCTTTACTAGCATTGCGCGCTACTTAGAAGAGAAGCAAATGTTGGAGCACTCGGTGGTGTTATACCAGCACGATGCTTACAAACCCCTGTTGTAA
- a CDS encoding helix-turn-helix transcriptional regulator — translation MSQLKQIRDTLKQVFRQQGLTYKDVAQRLNMSEANVKRMFSTNSFSLERLEEMCHIVELNLIDLFLLADQEKEKLTHLTREQEQELIDDHKLFLVAVCVRDSWTFEEIIQRYDLSEHECIRLMARLDKLNMIQLLPNNAYKLLIAQDFRWLPNGPLERFMEKIVLAEFMNSRFNGDDSFRFYLRGHYSQSSIEIILRKLNQLTKEAATLNQQDASLPLDKRRHTGMLLALRPWEISIFEKLARDANKAS, via the coding sequence ATGAGCCAGTTAAAGCAGATCCGCGACACCCTAAAGCAAGTTTTTCGACAGCAAGGTTTAACCTACAAAGATGTCGCTCAACGGCTAAATATGAGCGAAGCTAATGTAAAACGCATGTTCTCTACCAATAGCTTTTCCTTAGAGCGTTTAGAAGAAATGTGTCATATCGTGGAGCTAAACCTTATTGACCTGTTCTTGCTAGCCGATCAAGAAAAAGAAAAGCTCACCCATTTAACCCGTGAACAAGAGCAAGAACTGATCGACGACCACAAATTGTTTTTAGTGGCAGTATGTGTTCGAGACTCGTGGACCTTTGAAGAAATCATCCAGCGTTATGACTTAAGCGAGCATGAATGCATTCGTTTAATGGCTCGGCTCGACAAATTGAATATGATTCAGTTGCTGCCCAATAACGCCTATAAGCTGCTTATCGCTCAGGATTTTCGTTGGTTACCTAACGGGCCATTGGAGCGCTTTATGGAAAAAATCGTCTTGGCCGAATTCATGAACTCTCGCTTTAACGGCGACGATAGCTTTCGCTTTTATTTGCGTGGCCATTACTCACAAAGCTCTATTGAAATCATTTTGCGCAAGCTGAACCAGCTAACCAAAGAAGCAGCCACCCTAAACCAGCAAGACGCCTCGTTACCGCTCGATAAACGTCGTCATACCGGAATGCTCTTAGCGCTACGCCCGTGGGAGATTTCAATATTTGAAAAGCTGGCGCGGGATGCTAATAAGGCTAGTTAA